The following are encoded together in the Gouania willdenowi chromosome 14, fGouWil2.1, whole genome shotgun sequence genome:
- the LOC114476019 gene encoding serine/threonine-protein kinase TAO1-B-like, with protein MPASVKAGSLKDPDVAELFFKEDPEKLFSDLREIGHGSFGAVYFARDVRTNEVVAIKKMSYSGKQSNEKWQDIIKEVKFLQRIRHPNSIEYKGCYLREHTAWLVMEYCLGSASDLLEVHKKPLQEVEIAAITHGALQGLAYLHSHNMIHRDVKAGNVLLTEPGQVKLADFGSASIASPANSFVGTPYWMAPEVILAMDEGQYDGKVDVWSLGITCIELAERKPPLFNMNAMSALYHIAQNESPTLQSSEWTDYFRNFIDSCLQKIPQDRPHSDDMLGHAFLQRERPDSVLMDLIQRTKDAVRELDNLQYRKMKKILLQEVHNGPTIEAPDGDEDLEPGGGRTGTVNSIGSNQSIPSMSISASSQSSSVNSLNEATQDSHSELDLMEGDHTVMSNSSVIHLKPEEEESLSEEQAASSQPTEPEEAPAPAPRKHHRNREHFATIRTASLVRKHCI; from the exons ATGCCGGCCTCTGTGAAGGCAGGGAGCCTGAAGGACCCGGACGTGGCTGAGCTGTTTTTTAAAGAAGACCCAGAGAAGCTCTTCTCTGACCTTCGAGAGATTGGCCATGGCAGCTTCGGCGCAGTCTACTTT GCACGGGATGTGCGCACAAACGAGGTGGTGGCAATTAAAAAGATGTCGTACAGTGGCAAACAGTCCAATGAG AAATGGCAAGACATCATAAAGGAAGTGAAGTTTCTGCAGAGGATCCGGCACCCAAACAGCATAGAGTATAAAGGATGTTACCTCCGAGAGCACACGGCATGG CTGGTAATGGAGTACTGTCTCGGCTCAGCCTCTGACCTGCTAGAAG tacATAAAAAACCTCTGCAAGAGGTGGAAATTGCTGCCATTACTCACGGTGCTCTGCAGGGGCTGGCATACCTTCACTCCCACAACATGATTCATCG CGACGTGAAGGCAGGTAACGTCTTGCTAACCGAGCCTGGGCAAGTTAAACTGGCAGATTTCGGCTCTGCCTCCATCGCGTCACCTGCCAACTCATTTGTAGGAACGCCATACTG GATGGCCCCAGAGGTGATCCTAGCCATGGATGAGGGCCAGTATGATGGAAAGGTGGATGTCTGGTCCTTAGGGATCACCTGTATAGAATTAG CGGAGAGGAAACCTCCTTTGTTTAATATGAATGCAATGAGTGCCTTATACCACATAGCGCAGAATGAGAGCCCCACGCTGCAATCCAGTGAAtg GACGGATTACTTTAGAAACTTTATCGATTCTTGCCTTCAGAAAATTCCCCAGGACAGACCTCACTCTGATGACATGTTGGGt CATGCATTTCTGCAACGTGAGCGTCCAGACTCGGTACTGATGGACCTCATTCAGAGAACCAAGGATGCCGTGCGAGAGCTGGATAACCTGCAGTACCGAAAGATGAAGAAAATCCTCCTTCAGGAGGTCCACAATGGACCCACAATAGAAGCCCCAGATGGAGATGAG GACCTGGAGCCGGGTGGAGGTCGGACTGGAACGGTGAACAGCATCGGCAGTAATCAGTCTATTCCCAGTATGTCCATTAGCGCCAGCTCCCAGAGCAGCTCCGTCAACAGTTTGAACGAAGCAACTCAGGACAGCCACAGTGAACTGGACCTGATGGAGGGGGACCACACCGTTATGTCCAACAGCTCCGTCATTCACCTCAAACCG gaggaggaggagagtctCTCTGAGGAGCAGGCGGCCAGCAGTCAGCCCACCGAGCCTGAAGAGGCCCCGGCTCCGGCCCCGAGGAAGCACCACCGCAACAGAGAACATTTTGCCACCATACGCACAGCCTCACTAGTAAGAAAACACTGCATCTGA
- the smg6 gene encoding telomerase-binding protein EST1A, which translates to MATELDRVRISEAELRAEASNSVNVCDSLTEDQPENHIQKQQRRHEAKHPELQRYQPAAGQGRRHRDKEKKEANQRGCQADLSTEHDKASHSEKKDVPESDAGGGDILNKTEDDRMSTDRSTPQNSRKDHESNSEERDGNGSVEKDEHQGCSGAANKSKKTRKPDREFYQPGSRRSIQGKDCKVERKQERHPPSKSDEKPGVSSGKNERNTKKEHQKHGGKENEPKISKEPEKLSGCDEKNERPSRHQNINNCVEEVTSKVGNIRLKEVQGAGVESFRRGESTDKESVVIKDGKETAENKSTQGNHRKRSGKDKEKMNEFKQDDAGNGGKNTPMKAERERDTRAAKGIRNKSEKTGEPNQSRRRESQSDNRKGVNNNNSKSLEAEKHTRTDGRDRNRSKDTIPALMSKRYSKSDIRHSRNRNYSSSSESSLASLDEPRREMVPEKTNFPRPRTEHKIKEGIINNEGGRRSHLKSWTTNEESSTEDGSEMSDRTESRRRKKKGAKDDFERDRNRAKGNRGVGRGILRISLEKQLDGSSHNSDMLSKSPVPRGRGGGVLVLPTHKEISTSPEVGKRLLFGGIRGGVASRSRGGRGGVRRLWDPNNPDQKPALTQGSQNVPLQQPVYHQTGPGYGQLHFLDTDDEVAGSPPVPQGEHFRSQQVAAMAYYKFQTSDNPYCYPMAPSNPHSPTTSSQRYPYPYHPYQVAHPNGLYQSPGVSQLCGSNRGGGYHQPGVISGLTLEEVEQQSRGELGRMLRAADTQELQISNLLSRDRVSADGLDRMTRLRSDLLGLYEQVILTDIEFSDSQNVDQALWKNVFYQVIERFRQLLKDTTYENTPHIRNLLLTLLDEGALFFDNLLQKLQTVYQFKLEDYMDGIAIRARPLRKTVKYALISAQRCMICQGDLARYREQASDSANYGKARSWYLKAQQIAPKNGRPYNQLALLAVYTKRKLDAVYYYMRSLAASNPILTAKESLMSLFEEAKRKTEQLEQRRKQEHEDTRGPAVRGRRRSEEGARVEIWIHPSGQSASKRGCSESSRDSEQDGELGSLSVTDLNKKFILSFLHAHGKLFTNVGMDSFTGVASCVLQEFRTLLQHGPSLLGSTHLLQIITINMFAIHNVRSKGEGEVRSVLQEQRTTLGLGMFALLVQCCTKLLKDIPTEPVPMADGEKDVKAEELEGVIKVSAFPLDLREVLPSIKVWSDWMLGHQNQWNPPPCSLESSPNVWQCLADLCNALARVDHQEVPLYKIDTEEGEGDEELTILQLKEDRLLAGFVPLLASPHEPCYTDGHTDTAIAADCKRVTVLKYFLEALCGLEEPLLAFKGGKYISVASNPSVDKKSQQDSLTQREADDVIVEAESSCSASESEEDAEEAQDGENEIRELRARRHALANKLAEQQKRKDKIRAMLQTSGQLVLEVRPLFLIPDTNGFIDHLGGLKKLLQCAKYIIVVPLIVITELDGLAKGQESFGGAGGYGGRSTGTQGNYNVSAAHVRAVQEKARLAVAFLERGFENREPYLRALTSRGNQLESIAFRSEDTSGQQGTNDDVILSCCLHYCKDKAKDFMPQQRNGTVKLQREVVLLTDDRNLRVKALTRNVPVRDIPAFLSWAKVG; encoded by the exons ATGGCGACTGAACTGGACAGAGTGCGAATTTCAGAAGCGGAACTGAGAGCTGAAGCGTCAAATTCAGTCAACGTTTGCGACTCTCTGACAG AGGATCAACCTGAAAATCACATTCAAAAGCAGCAAAGAAGGCACGAGGCAAAACATCCTGAACTGCAACGCTATCAGCCTGCTGCTGGACAAGGACGACGTCATCGggacaaagagaaaaaagaagccAATCAACGTGGCTGTCAAGCTGACCTTTCAACCGAGCATGATAAAGCATCACACAGCGAGAAAAAAGATGTCCCTGAAAGTGATGCTGGTGGTGGAGATATCCTCAACAAAACAGAAGATGACAGGATGAGCACTGACAGAAGTACCCCTCAGAACTCTAGGAAGGACCATGAGTCAAACTCTGAAGAAAGAGATGGAAATGGCTCAGTGGAAAAGGATGAACACCAAGGATGTTCTGGAGCTGCTAACAAGTCAAAGAAAACTCGAAAACCCGACCGAGAATTTTATCAGCCAGGAAGCCGGAGAAGCATCCAGGGAAAAGATTGTAAGGTTGAAAGAAAGCAGGAAAGGCATCCACCCAGTAAAAGTGACGAAAAGCCTGGGGTTAGTTCAGGAAAAAacgaaagaaacacaaaaaaggagcaTCAAAAGCATGGAGGTAAAGAAAATGAACCAAAAATTAGTAAGGAACCTGAGAAATTGTCTGGTTGTGATGAGAAAAATGAAAGGCCTAGTAGACACCAAAATATCAACAACTGTGTGGAGGAAGTTACAAGCAAAGTTGGAAATATCAGGCTAAAGGAAGTCCAAGGTGCTGGAGTAGAAAGTTTCAGGAGAGGGGAATCAACTGATAAAGAAAGCGTTGTAATTAAAGATGGGAAAGAGACAGCAGAGAACAAGAGCACTCAAGGAAACCACAGAAAAAGATCAGGAAAAGACaaagagaaaatgaatgaattcaaACAAGATGATGCCGGCAATGGAGGAAAAAACACACCAATGAAagctgagagagaaagagacacGAGAGCTGCTAAAGGTATTAGGAATAAATCAGAAAAGACAGGAGAGCCAAACCAAAGCAGAAGAAGAGAAAGTCAAAGTGACAACAGAAAAGGagtcaacaataacaacagtaagTCCCTGGaggctgaaaaacacacacggacAGATGGACGTGATAGAAACAGATCAAAGGACACTATCCCAGCACTAATGTCCAAACGCTATTCTAAATCAGATATCCGGCACTCCAGAAATCGAAACTACAGCAGTAGTTCAGAGAGCAGTCTGGCTAGTCTAGATGAGCCCAGACGAGAAATGGTGCCAGAGAAAACTAACTTCCCTCGCCCGAGGACTGAGCATAAAATCAAAGAAGGAATCATCAACAATGAAGGAGGACGAAGGAGTCATTTAAAAAGCTGGACCACCAATGAAGAATCGTCCACCGAGGACGGAAGTGAAATGAGTGACAGAACGGAAAGtaggaggaggaagaaaaaaggTGCTAAAGATGACTTTGAGAGAGATAGAAACAGAGCAAAAGGAAACAGAGGCGTAGGTCGTGGAATACTAAGGATTTCTCTGGAGAAACAGCTGGACGGATCATCTCATAACAGTGACATGCTCAGCAAAAGTCCAGTTCCTCGTGGCAGAGGAGGCGGGGTTCTTGTGCTTCCGACACATAAAGAAATATCCACTTCACCTGAAGTGGGCAAAAGGCTTCTTTTCGGCGGTATTAGGGGCGGAGTCGCCAGCAGGAGCAGAGGGGGACGTGGAGGCGTGAGGCGACTTTGGGATCCGAATAACCCGGACCAAAAACCGGCTCTCACCCAAGGGTCACAGAACGTGCCTCTCCAACAGCCGGTGTATCATCAGACAGGGCCGGGATATGGACAGCTTCACTTTCTGGACACAGATGATGAGGTGGCCGGTAGCCCCCCAGTACCACAAGGCGAGCACTTCAGATCCCAGCAGGTTGCAGCTATGGCTTACTACAAGTTCCAAACCTCTGATAACCCTTATTGTTACCCAATGGCTCCCAGTAACCCACATAGTCCCACTACCAGCAGCCAGCGCTATCCATACCCGTACCATCCTTACCAGGTGGCTCATCCCAATGGTTTATACCAAAGTCCAGGTGTGAGTCAGTTGTGTGGGAGTAACAGGGGGGGTGGATATCATCAGCCAGGAGTGATAAGTGGTTTGACgttggaggaggtggagcaACAAAGCAGAGGAGAGCTGGGACGGATGCTGAGGGCTGCAGACACTCAGGAGCTGCAGATCAGTAACTTACTTTCCAGGGACAGAGTCAGTGCTGACGGACTGGATCGCATGACCCGGCTCAG GTCGGACCTTCTGGGCTTATACGAGCAGGTCATCCTAACAGACATCGAGTTCTCAGACTCTCAGAACGTGGATCAGGCTTTATGGAAGAACGTCTTCTACCAGGTCATCGAGCGCTTCAGGCAACTACTCAAAGACACGACTTATGAAAACACGCCGCACATCAGGAACCTGCTGCTGACGCTGCTGGATGAG GGAGCACTGTTCTTTGATAATCTACTCCAGAAGCTGCAGACTGTGTACCAGTTTAAACTGGAGGATTATATGGATGGCATCGCTATCAGAGCTCGGCCTTTACGCAAAACG GTAAAGTATGCACTGATAAGTGCTCAGCGCTGTATGATTTGTCAAGGTGATCTCGCACGCTACCGGGAACAAGCCAGCGATTCTGCCAACTACGGCAAGGCTCGCAG CTGGTACCTGAAGGCCCAGCAGATTGCCCCCAAAAATGGACGGCCATACAACCAGCTGGCTCTGTTAGCAGTTTACACA aAGAGGAAGTTAGACGCTGTGTACTATTACATGCGCAGCTTGGCAGCATCAAACCCTATCCTAACAGCAAAAGAGAGCTTAATGAGTCTGTTTGAAGAAGCTAAGCGAAAG ACGGAACAGCTTGAGCAAAGGAGGAAACAAGAGCATGAAGACACCAGGGGTCCAGCTGTTCGAGGGAGGCGAAGAAGTGAAGAAGGAGCACGTGTAGAAATCTGGATTCATCCCAGTGGGCAATCAGCTTCAAAGAGAGGCTGTTCAGAGTCCAGCAGAGACTCTGAACAGGATGGAGAGCTGGGCAGCCTCAGTGTGACTGAT CTGAACAAGAAATTCATTCTGAGTTTTCTACATGCTCATGGAAAGCTCTTTACTAATGTGGG TATGGATTCGTTCACCGGTGTGGCAAGCTGTGTTCTGCAAGAGTTCAGGACCCTGCTACAGCATGGGCCATCTCTGCTGGGGAGCACCCACCTGCTGCAAATTATCACCATTAACATGTTCGCCATACACAATGTTCGCAGCAAAG gagaaggagaagtgCGATCTGTCTTGCAAGAGCAAAGAACCACCCTGGGCCTGGGGATGTTTGCACTGCTGGTGCAGTGTTGCACAAAGCTTCTTAAAGACATCCCTACAG AGCCTGTGCCAATGGCAGATGGAGAAAAAGATGTGAAAGCAGAGGAGCTGGAGGGTGTTATAAAAGTCTCAGCTTTCCCATTAGACCTTAGAGAAGTGCTGCCAAGCATCAAAGTGTGGTCTGACTGGATGTTGGGACACCAAAACCAGTGGAACCCACCACCATGCAGTTTAGA GAGCAGCCCTAACGTTTGGCAGTGTCTCGCCGACCTGTGTAACGCGCTGGCACGTGTGGACCATCAGGAAGTGCCGCTGTACAAAATTGACACCGAAGAGGGCGAAGGTGACGAAGAGCTGACAATTCTTCAGTTGAAGGAGGACAGGCTGCTCGCTGGCTTCGTACCACTGCTGGCTTCACCACATGAGCCATGTTACACAGACGGACACACGGACACA GCAATCGCTGCAGATTGTAAGAGAGTGACTGTGCTGAAATATTTCCTTGAAGCTTTGTGTGGACTGGAAGAGCCTCTGTTAGCTTTCAAAGGAGGAAAATACATCTCTGTTGCATCAAACCCTTCAGTAGATAAGAAAAGTCAACAGGACTCTCTAACACAGAGAGAG GCGGATGATGTCATAGTAGAGGCAGAGTCATCTTGCTCTGCATCAGAATCGGAGGAGGATGCTGAGGAGGCGCAAGATGGTGAGAATGAAATTCGAGAGTTGAGGGCACGACGCCACGCTCTGGCCAATAAACTGGCAGAACAGCAGAAACGCAAGGACAAAATACGG GCAATGCTGCAGACGAGTGGGCAGTTGGTGCTGGAAGTGAGGCCTCTTTTCCTGATTCCTGATACCAATGGATTCATTGATCATTTAGGAGGCCTGAAGAAACTTCTTCAGTGTGCCAAATACATCATAGTTGTGCCTCTCATTG TGATAACTGAGCTAGATGGTTTGGCTAAAGGCCAGGAGAGTTTTGGTGGAGCAGGAGGATACGGAGGACGCAGCACGGGCACTCAGGGCAACTACAATGTCAGCGCGGCACATGTACGCGCGGTGCAAGAAAAGGCGCGGCTGGCGGTCGCATTCTTAGAGAGAGGATTTGAGAACAGGGAGCCGTACCTCCGAGCCCTGACGAGCAGAGGGAATCAGCTGGAGTCCATTGCTTTCCGCAGTGAAGATACTTCAGGACAACAG GGGACCAACGATGATGTCATTCTGTCCTGCTGTCTTCACTACTGCAAAGACAAGGCCAAAGACTTCATGCCACAGCAGAGAA ATGGGACTGTGAAGCTGCAGAGAGAGGTGGTGCTCCTCACAGACGACCGAAACCTGCGCGTTAAAGCTCTTACCCGCAACGTCCCTGTGCGAGACATCCCTGCCTTCCTCAGCTGGGCCAAAGTGGGCTGA